In Stenotrophomonas sp. 610A2, one DNA window encodes the following:
- a CDS encoding MoaD/ThiS family protein, translated as MKEIVVQLFGAFSELDPQREISVPVEGGQVIDLRRALRALLQQRFPQFRAGLVDYSAFADEQRVLRDNDALPGDGRVAILPPVSGG; from the coding sequence ATGAAAGAGATAGTCGTGCAGCTGTTTGGTGCATTCTCGGAACTGGACCCGCAGCGGGAGATCAGCGTGCCGGTCGAAGGCGGGCAGGTCATCGACCTGCGCAGGGCGTTGCGCGCGCTGCTGCAGCAGCGCTTCCCGCAGTTCCGTGCCGGCCTGGTCGACTACTCGGCCTTTGCCGATGAGCAACGCGTATTGCGCGATAACGACGCGCTGCCCGGCGATGGTCGCGTTGCCATCCTGCCGCCAGTGAGTGGAGGCTGA
- a CDS encoding molybdenum cofactor biosynthesis protein MoaE, translated as MSFESVWKVVDRADAAIDPAEGIAAVSDPGFGGIDVFIGKVRDLNQGRPVLGITYDLFEPLVINEFQRQIAEITADFGPRIKLYVAHAKGRLAVGDVAVVVAAGSPHRDEAFRACRQLIEGVKHRSPIWKQEHYQDGDSEWSEGCSLCQPDTEHAHIDGHVHDHSH; from the coding sequence ATGAGCTTCGAAAGTGTATGGAAAGTGGTGGACCGTGCCGATGCGGCGATTGATCCGGCCGAAGGCATCGCCGCCGTGTCCGATCCGGGCTTCGGTGGCATCGATGTCTTCATCGGCAAGGTGCGTGACCTGAACCAGGGCCGGCCGGTGCTGGGCATCACCTACGACTTGTTCGAGCCACTGGTCATCAACGAATTCCAGCGGCAGATCGCCGAGATCACAGCCGACTTCGGCCCGCGCATAAAACTCTATGTGGCACATGCCAAGGGCCGGTTGGCGGTCGGTGATGTCGCCGTGGTCGTCGCTGCAGGCAGCCCGCACCGTGACGAGGCCTTCCGCGCCTGCCGGCAGTTGATCGAGGGGGTGAAGCACCGCTCACCGATCTGGAAGCAGGAGCATTACCAGGACGGCGACAGCGAATGGAGCGAAGGTTGCAGCCTGTGCCAGCCGGATACCGAGCACGCGCATATCGATGGACATGTCCACGATCACTCCCACTGA
- the mobA gene encoding molybdenum cofactor guanylyltransferase, with protein sequence MDMSTITPTEPAPVAGIVLAGGLSSRMGQDKALLRWRGRTLLEHSCALLESLGAHPVRVSGDYPGFDSVPDSVPRCGPLGGLHSVVETLADGPAWVVPVDMPLLDVTLLRQLAGAGAASCVTFCGEPVPMYLNIDGTCRSLLFEMVTGTDGPRSLRMFQRRLGGLELPLPAGAEARLVNCNTPRQWEEVAS encoded by the coding sequence ATGGACATGTCCACGATCACTCCCACTGAGCCGGCGCCGGTTGCCGGCATCGTGCTGGCCGGCGGGCTGTCCAGCCGCATGGGCCAGGACAAGGCCTTGCTGCGCTGGCGCGGGCGGACCCTGCTCGAACACAGCTGTGCGTTGCTTGAGTCGCTGGGCGCGCATCCGGTGCGGGTAAGCGGTGATTACCCCGGCTTCGATTCGGTGCCGGATTCGGTGCCGCGCTGCGGGCCGCTGGGCGGGCTGCACAGCGTGGTGGAAACCCTGGCTGACGGCCCTGCATGGGTAGTGCCGGTGGATATGCCCTTGCTGGATGTGACATTGCTGCGACAGCTGGCCGGGGCAGGAGCAGCGTCGTGTGTGACTTTTTGCGGGGAACCGGTGCCGATGTACTTGAACATCGACGGCACATGCCGCAGTCTGCTGTTTGAAATGGTCACGGGTACAGACGGGCCACGCTCGCTACGGATGTTCCAACGCCGCCTCGGTGGACTGGAACTGCCGCTGCCAGCCGGTGCCGAAGCCCGCCTTGTGAACTGCAATACCCCCCGCCAATGGGAGGAAGTTGCTTCATGA